A single region of the Lysinibacillus sp. B2A1 genome encodes:
- a CDS encoding D-serine ammonia-lyase, producing MKNELKHELFQQFPILKELANKHTVLWENTNRQKEATTNLFSLQEVEEAEETLSRFSSYLIIAFPELLESQGLIESTIQDISLIKKALEKEFDVSIPGQLILKCDHALPISGSIKARGGIFEVLRHAERLAIASGKLKKEDNYAVLATEDFQSLFQQYTIAVGSTGNLGLSIGIMGKKLGFNVVVHMSSDAKEWKKALLREKGATVIEYEADYSVAVEQGRLEAEQDPKCHFIDDENSKDLFAGYTVAAKRLKHQFEKTNIKVDEAHPLFVYLPCGVGGGPGGVAYGLRELFGEHVHIFFAEPVESPCMTIGLLTGLHDEISVEDIGLDNKTEADGLAVGRASKFVGKVMETYISGCYTVTDEELFTSLGLAMNSEGLFLEPSAHAGMLGPIQLMKKGKNYLEKHHLTDKMEQATHIVWATGGSMVPQEMREEYLKKA from the coding sequence GTGAAAAATGAACTTAAACACGAACTATTTCAGCAATTTCCAATACTAAAAGAGCTAGCAAATAAGCATACTGTGCTTTGGGAAAATACAAATCGGCAAAAAGAGGCGACAACCAATCTTTTTTCGTTGCAGGAAGTCGAGGAAGCTGAAGAAACCCTTTCACGCTTTTCTTCTTATTTAATAATAGCATTCCCAGAGCTTTTGGAAAGCCAAGGTCTCATTGAATCAACTATTCAGGACATATCATTGATAAAGAAAGCTCTCGAAAAGGAATTTGACGTTTCGATACCTGGTCAGTTGATCTTAAAATGCGATCATGCCTTGCCGATCTCAGGCTCTATTAAGGCTCGCGGAGGTATTTTTGAAGTACTAAGACATGCAGAGCGACTAGCTATTGCCAGTGGAAAGCTAAAAAAAGAGGATAATTATGCGGTGTTGGCAACTGAGGACTTCCAATCACTTTTCCAGCAGTACACAATTGCGGTTGGATCTACGGGTAATCTAGGATTAAGCATCGGCATTATGGGCAAGAAACTCGGCTTTAATGTCGTAGTACATATGTCGAGTGACGCAAAGGAATGGAAGAAAGCATTGCTGCGCGAAAAGGGTGCAACAGTAATCGAATATGAAGCTGACTATAGTGTCGCTGTGGAGCAGGGTCGTCTAGAGGCTGAGCAAGATCCAAAGTGTCATTTTATTGATGATGAAAATTCAAAGGATCTTTTTGCTGGCTATACAGTGGCAGCGAAAAGACTAAAGCACCAATTTGAAAAGACGAACATTAAAGTAGATGAAGCACATCCATTGTTCGTGTATTTACCATGTGGGGTTGGTGGTGGACCTGGTGGGGTTGCATATGGACTTCGTGAGCTTTTTGGAGAGCATGTGCATATTTTCTTTGCAGAGCCAGTAGAATCTCCTTGCATGACAATCGGTTTGCTGACAGGTTTACATGATGAAATTAGTGTAGAGGATATTGGCTTAGACAATAAAACGGAAGCAGATGGTTTAGCTGTTGGTCGCGCTTCTAAATTCGTAGGAAAAGTGATGGAAACGTATATTAGCGGATGTTACACGGTGACAGATGAAGAATTGTTTACATCATTAGGTTTGGCAATGAATAGTGAAGGATTATTTTTAGAGCCATCTGCACATGCAGGAATGTTAGGACCGATTCAGTTAATGAAAAAAGGGAAAAATTATTTGGAAAAGCATCATTTAACAGACAAAATGGAGCAAGCTACACATATTGTTTGGGCAACAGGTGGGAGTATGGTACCACAAGAGATGCGTGAGGAATATTTGAAAAAGGCATGA
- a CDS encoding NAD-dependent malic enzyme, which yields MDVMKKALEMHAHYNGKLEVISKVPVQDSYDLSLAYSPGVAAPCIEIEKNPSLVYDYTMKGNMVAIVSDGTAVLGLGDIGPKAALPVMEGKAILLKRFANVDAFPICLDTKNTDEIVSIVKALAPTFGAVNLEDISAPRCFEIEDRLRQECDIPVFHDDQHGTAIVVGAGMINANRIVKKDVATMKVVINGAGAAGIAILRILVQMGYKNIYMCDTKGIIYEGRVEGMNPIKEAVAHLTNPQKIHGTLDDALVGADVFIGVSVANLLTEAHISSMNDDPVVFALANPNPEITYENAKAWGVRVMGTGRSDYPNQINNVLAFPGIFRGALDVRATDINEAMKLAAVEAIASLVSDEDLHEEYIVPKSLDERVVEIVSRAVSGAAVESGVSELFQQNTVLTV from the coding sequence ATGGATGTTATGAAAAAAGCGTTAGAAATGCATGCACACTATAATGGAAAATTAGAGGTAATTTCAAAGGTGCCTGTTCAGGATTCCTATGATTTAAGTTTGGCGTATTCTCCAGGAGTTGCTGCCCCATGTATAGAAATTGAGAAAAATCCTTCACTTGTTTACGACTATACTATGAAGGGAAATATGGTTGCGATTGTGTCAGATGGTACAGCAGTTTTAGGGTTAGGGGACATTGGTCCAAAGGCGGCATTACCAGTAATGGAAGGGAAGGCGATTTTATTAAAGCGTTTTGCCAATGTTGATGCTTTTCCAATATGTTTGGATACAAAAAATACGGATGAAATCGTCAGCATTGTGAAGGCGCTTGCTCCAACATTTGGTGCTGTTAACTTAGAAGATATTTCGGCTCCAAGATGTTTTGAAATTGAGGATCGTCTACGTCAAGAATGTGATATTCCAGTGTTCCACGATGATCAGCATGGAACAGCAATTGTTGTTGGTGCAGGGATGATTAATGCCAATCGAATTGTAAAGAAAGATGTTGCCACAATGAAGGTTGTTATTAACGGTGCAGGTGCAGCGGGCATTGCTATTTTACGTATACTTGTGCAAATGGGCTATAAAAATATTTATATGTGTGATACAAAAGGAATTATTTATGAAGGGCGCGTTGAAGGAATGAATCCAATTAAGGAAGCTGTTGCTCATTTAACGAATCCTCAAAAAATACACGGTACTTTGGATGATGCGTTGGTAGGAGCTGATGTCTTTATTGGTGTATCTGTTGCAAATTTGTTAACAGAGGCTCATATTTCTTCAATGAATGATGATCCTGTGGTATTTGCACTAGCAAATCCAAATCCAGAAATTACGTATGAAAATGCGAAGGCGTGGGGTGTACGTGTAATGGGAACAGGACGCTCTGATTATCCAAACCAAATTAACAATGTACTTGCTTTCCCTGGAATTTTCAGAGGGGCATTAGATGTACGTGCAACAGATATTAACGAGGCAATGAAGTTAGCTGCAGTAGAGGCGATTGCATCTCTTGTGAGTGATGAGGACTTACATGAAGAATATATTGTCCCAAAATCCTTAGACGAACGTGTCGTTGAAATTGTATCTCGTGCAGTAAGCGGTGCTGCTGTAGAATCCGGCGTATCTGAGTTATTCCAACAAAATACAGTGCTTACTGTGTAA
- a CDS encoding phosphoribosylaminoimidazolesuccinocarboxamide synthase, with protein sequence MELLYTGKTKNVFKLEDGHYLLKFKDDVTGENGVFDPGANTVGLTIDGAGLAGLRLTSYFYSKLNEQGVPTHYVDANFDDATMTVKPATVFGKGLEVICRFKAVGSFLRRYGAYVQEGQDLESFVEVTIKDDDRLDPPISEDALAMLNLLTHEEYAILKQRTIEISKFVAAELAKKDLTLYDIKLEFGRDAKTNEILLIDEISGGNMRAYKGEQYIEPLELEKIMLAD encoded by the coding sequence GTGGAATTATTGTATACAGGTAAAACGAAAAATGTGTTCAAATTAGAAGATGGTCATTACTTATTGAAATTCAAAGATGATGTAACTGGGGAAAATGGTGTATTTGATCCAGGTGCCAATACTGTAGGATTAACAATTGACGGTGCTGGACTTGCTGGTCTTCGCTTAACTTCTTATTTCTACTCAAAACTAAACGAACAGGGTGTTCCTACTCACTACGTAGATGCAAACTTCGACGATGCCACAATGACTGTAAAGCCTGCTACGGTTTTTGGTAAAGGTTTAGAAGTTATTTGCCGCTTTAAAGCTGTTGGTTCCTTCTTACGTCGCTATGGCGCTTACGTACAAGAAGGACAAGATCTAGAATCCTTCGTAGAAGTTACGATTAAAGATGACGATCGACTTGATCCTCCTATTTCTGAAGATGCTTTAGCTATGTTAAACCTGTTAACACATGAAGAATATGCTATTTTAAAGCAACGTACAATTGAAATTTCTAAATTTGTTGCTGCTGAACTCGCTAAAAAAGACTTAACACTTTACGATATTAAATTAGAATTTGGTCGCGATGCGAAAACAAACGAAATTTTATTAATTGATGAAATCTCTGGTGGCAATATGCGCGCTTACAAAGGCGAACAATATATTGAGCCGTTAGAGCTTGAAAAAATTATGCTAGCTGACTAA
- a CDS encoding NADP-specific glutamate dehydrogenase, translated as MTTTTVSNEQLAKEYVDGVFEQLKQQNSHQAEFLQAAEEIFISLVPVFAQHPEYIKANILSRIVEPDRIISFRVAWQDDNNQVQVNRGYRVQYSNVMGPYKGGLRFHPSVNESIIKFLGFEQIFKNALTGQPIGGGKGGSNFDPKGKSDSEIMRFCQAFMTELYRHIGPDVDVPAGDIGVGAREVGFLWGQYKRLTKANESGVLTGKTPGYGGSLARKEATGYGTVYFVKEMLKDANDSFEGKTVVVSGSGNVSTYAIEKAQQYGAKVVACSDSSGYVYDPEGLDLDAIKEIKEIKGDRISTYVNYRPNATFTEGCTGIWSIPCDIALPCATQNEINGDSARTLISNGVKAIGEGANMPSDLEAINEFLNAGVLFGPAKAANAGGVAVSALEMAQDSSRVFWSFEEVDAKLHQIMKDIYADSKAAAEKYGYPGNLVVGANIAGFVKVANGMISEGVY; from the coding sequence ATGACAACTACAACTGTTAGCAACGAACAATTAGCAAAAGAATACGTGGATGGTGTATTCGAGCAACTAAAACAACAAAATAGTCATCAGGCGGAGTTCTTACAAGCAGCTGAAGAAATTTTCATTTCATTAGTGCCTGTATTTGCACAACACCCTGAATATATAAAAGCCAATATCTTGTCACGTATCGTTGAGCCAGATCGTATCATTTCCTTCCGTGTTGCTTGGCAAGATGATAATAATCAAGTACAAGTAAATCGTGGTTACCGTGTTCAATACAGCAACGTAATGGGACCATACAAAGGCGGACTTCGTTTCCATCCTTCTGTTAACGAATCAATCATTAAATTTTTAGGTTTTGAACAAATCTTTAAAAATGCTTTAACAGGCCAACCAATCGGTGGTGGTAAGGGTGGCTCAAACTTCGATCCAAAAGGTAAATCAGATTCAGAAATTATGCGTTTCTGTCAAGCATTCATGACTGAATTATACCGTCATATTGGTCCAGATGTCGATGTTCCTGCTGGCGATATTGGCGTAGGTGCTCGTGAAGTTGGATTCTTATGGGGTCAATATAAGCGTTTAACAAAAGCAAACGAATCTGGTGTGTTAACTGGTAAAACGCCTGGCTATGGTGGTTCCTTAGCTCGTAAAGAGGCAACTGGTTACGGTACTGTGTACTTTGTTAAGGAAATGCTAAAAGATGCTAATGATTCTTTCGAGGGCAAAACAGTCGTTGTTTCTGGTTCAGGAAATGTATCAACTTATGCGATTGAAAAAGCACAGCAATATGGCGCAAAAGTGGTGGCTTGCTCTGATTCTTCAGGCTATGTGTATGATCCAGAAGGTTTAGATCTTGATGCGATTAAAGAAATTAAAGAAATAAAAGGTGACCGTATTTCAACTTACGTAAACTACCGTCCAAATGCTACTTTTACTGAAGGTTGCACAGGTATCTGGTCAATTCCATGTGATATCGCGCTTCCATGTGCTACTCAAAACGAAATTAACGGTGATTCAGCTCGTACATTAATTTCGAATGGTGTCAAAGCGATTGGTGAAGGTGCAAATATGCCATCTGACCTTGAAGCGATTAACGAATTCTTAAATGCGGGTGTTTTATTTGGACCTGCCAAAGCTGCAAATGCAGGTGGTGTTGCTGTATCTGCTCTAGAGATGGCACAAGATTCAAGTCGTGTATTCTGGTCATTTGAAGAAGTAGATGCAAAATTACATCAAATTATGAAAGATATTTATGCAGACAGTAAAGCAGCTGCTGAAAAATACGGCTACCCAGGAAACCTTGTAGTAGGTGCAAACATTGCTGGCTTTGTTAAAGTAGCAAATGGTATGATCTCTGAAGGCGTCTATTAA
- a CDS encoding MerR family transcriptional regulator, producing the protein MYHINEFKKLSGVSVRTLRFYDKIGLLKPVSKTEGGHRLYSNTELKKLQQIQFLKTIGFQLSEIKIMLESEEWDWSKSLIKQLSYVIKEKDRLSKIEISLRELINGIAIDGEEFKIKKIIDLYNNKDAKEALNYSRDELNFKNTEVLEKLPNMASSDPDSLEWIALVGQLKKYMHLGYSNSRIQNIIERMDVKKGEDFNDEDAFLDKLWDIRMSPEESKKYSLYPIDQEVLNFLEKAYVHYLDNKS; encoded by the coding sequence TTGTATCATATTAATGAATTTAAAAAGCTGAGCGGTGTATCAGTTAGAACCTTAAGATTTTATGACAAAATAGGACTTCTGAAACCTGTATCAAAAACTGAAGGAGGTCATCGATTATATTCAAATACTGAGTTGAAGAAACTTCAGCAAATACAATTCCTAAAAACGATAGGATTTCAATTAAGCGAGATCAAAATTATGTTAGAGTCCGAAGAATGGGATTGGTCTAAAAGTCTAATAAAACAACTATCTTATGTGATAAAAGAAAAGGACCGTCTTTCAAAGATAGAAATTAGTTTAAGGGAGCTAATAAATGGTATAGCGATTGATGGGGAAGAATTTAAAATTAAAAAAATCATAGATTTATACAATAATAAGGATGCTAAAGAAGCTTTAAATTATAGTCGAGATGAATTAAATTTTAAAAACACGGAAGTATTAGAAAAACTTCCTAACATGGCTAGTAGCGATCCAGATTCTTTAGAGTGGATTGCTTTAGTAGGGCAATTAAAAAAATATATGCACCTTGGTTATAGTAATTCACGAATACAAAATATCATTGAGAGAATGGATGTAAAAAAAGGTGAAGACTTTAATGACGAAGATGCTTTTTTAGATAAACTTTGGGACATTAGAATGTCACCCGAGGAATCAAAAAAATATAGCCTATATCCAATTGATCAAGAAGTCCTTAATTTTTTGGAAAAGGCATATGTACATTATCTCGATAATAAATCATAG
- a CDS encoding aminotransferase: MYENILRHPGPTPIPKKVQLAMNQDIFSHRSSEFVELYRETTELVKPVFGTKQDILLLPSGGTAALEAAAVNTVSAGEDVVVVTVGAFGDYFVSICEKYGFNVHKLEKEWGQACTADELRAFLQPLQSIKAVFVTYSETSTGILNPVAELAQVVREETDALVIVDGVSCIGGAPAEMDEWGVDILVTGSQKAMMLPPGLSLVSVSDRAWNVIEENKAPSYYLNLLSYRSWAEKGMTPNTPTITLIYGLNEVCKLIEQEGGFDKTVARHELMKNMVRNAMKALNIELLTDDEHASPTITAIFAPKGIDLGEFLTHLKQHYHLDFAGGLGHLQGKIFRFGHMGYCFPSDILQAVSLMEAALQDFSYDFEPGAGVRAAHEVFLAAQQKQLQR; the protein is encoded by the coding sequence GTGTATGAAAATATTTTAAGACACCCTGGACCTACGCCTATTCCAAAAAAGGTTCAGCTTGCAATGAATCAGGATATCTTTAGCCACCGAAGCTCAGAATTTGTGGAGCTATACCGTGAAACGACTGAATTAGTGAAGCCAGTTTTCGGGACAAAGCAAGATATTTTATTACTTCCTTCAGGTGGTACAGCTGCTTTGGAAGCAGCTGCGGTGAATACAGTTTCAGCTGGTGAAGATGTTGTTGTTGTGACAGTTGGAGCATTCGGTGACTATTTTGTTTCGATTTGCGAAAAATACGGCTTTAACGTACATAAGCTTGAAAAAGAATGGGGACAAGCTTGTACAGCTGATGAACTACGAGCATTTTTACAGCCCTTACAATCGATTAAAGCTGTTTTTGTAACATATAGTGAAACTTCTACGGGTATCTTGAACCCTGTCGCTGAATTAGCACAAGTTGTTCGAGAAGAAACAGATGCTTTAGTCATTGTAGATGGTGTAAGCTGCATTGGAGGAGCTCCCGCTGAAATGGATGAGTGGGGTGTTGATATTCTTGTTACAGGCTCTCAAAAGGCTATGATGCTACCGCCAGGACTTTCACTTGTCAGCGTCAGTGACAGAGCATGGAATGTTATTGAGGAAAATAAAGCACCATCCTATTACTTAAATTTATTGAGCTATCGTAGCTGGGCAGAAAAAGGGATGACGCCAAATACGCCAACGATTACACTTATCTATGGACTAAATGAGGTATGCAAACTAATTGAGCAAGAAGGCGGCTTTGATAAAACCGTTGCACGTCATGAATTAATGAAAAATATGGTGCGTAATGCAATGAAAGCACTAAATATTGAATTGTTAACGGATGACGAACATGCCTCACCAACTATTACAGCCATTTTTGCACCAAAAGGTATTGACCTTGGTGAATTCCTAACACATTTAAAACAACACTATCATTTAGATTTCGCTGGTGGACTTGGCCACTTACAAGGAAAAATCTTCAGATTTGGACATATGGGCTATTGCTTCCCAAGCGATATTTTACAAGCAGTTTCATTAATGGAGGCCGCACTACAGGACTTCTCCTATGACTTCGAGCCAGGTGCTGGAGTACGCGCAGCTCATGAAGTATTTTTAGCTGCTCAGCAAAAACAGCTTCAAAGATAA
- a CDS encoding chemotaxis protein, protein MKLLIQFKSIKTKLIAFSLLLLMIPLVVLGFFSYQQSKTNLEVVGKENLKNSVEMTIAMIEQLNQEVQAGKMPLTEAQEKVKVLILGEKDAEGKRPINKNIKLGENGYIFIVDQEGKSIAHPSIEGSNVWEEQDSNGVKYIQDAIKVGNNGGGFVTYDWKMPNSETLEQKEIYAETEPNWGWTISASTYLIEFNKPADSILKLTLVVISIAIVVGIFVIWLYASSMTKPINRVAEAMELFAEGDLSRELMTIKSKDEIGKLANAMNQMQLKLKDMIHHIYQASDMINHSSQELTQSATEVKMGTEQVAITMHELASGAEGQAHHANELTSLMERFTSDLQETNRHGGHIHQSSIDVLALTQEGSYLMATSNSQMVKIDSIVQNAVERVKNLDAQAQEISKLVVVIKDIADQTNLLALNAAIEAARAGEHGKGFAVVADEVRKLAEQVAFSVNDITGIVTNIQQDFDVVTASLEGGYQEVQAGTNQIKATNETFNTISESINEVVESVKLISINLSAVSEDGQKMNSAIQEIAAVAEESAAGVEQTTATTEQTSSSMEEMTGKSEQLSELALKLKGLVAQFKL, encoded by the coding sequence ATGAAATTATTAATTCAATTCAAATCTATTAAAACAAAACTAATTGCTTTCTCTTTACTTCTTTTAATGATTCCTTTGGTTGTTTTAGGCTTTTTTAGCTATCAACAGAGTAAGACGAATCTAGAAGTAGTTGGGAAAGAAAACTTAAAGAATAGTGTGGAAATGACTATTGCGATGATTGAGCAATTAAATCAAGAGGTACAGGCAGGGAAAATGCCGTTAACAGAAGCTCAAGAAAAAGTGAAGGTACTAATTTTAGGTGAAAAAGATGCAGAAGGAAAGCGACCAATAAATAAGAACATCAAACTTGGTGAGAATGGATACATTTTTATTGTTGACCAAGAAGGGAAATCAATTGCCCATCCTAGCATAGAGGGATCAAATGTGTGGGAAGAACAGGATAGTAATGGCGTTAAATATATCCAAGATGCAATTAAAGTTGGGAATAATGGTGGAGGCTTTGTTACATATGATTGGAAAATGCCCAATTCAGAGACCCTAGAACAGAAAGAGATATATGCGGAAACGGAACCAAATTGGGGTTGGACGATAAGTGCTAGTACATATTTAATAGAATTTAATAAACCAGCGGATAGTATTTTAAAATTAACATTAGTGGTGATTAGCATTGCAATTGTTGTTGGGATTTTCGTAATTTGGTTATACGCAAGTAGTATGACTAAGCCGATTAATCGAGTTGCTGAAGCAATGGAACTTTTTGCAGAAGGGGATCTGTCTCGGGAGTTGATGACAATTAAATCCAAAGATGAGATTGGAAAATTAGCCAATGCCATGAATCAAATGCAATTAAAGTTAAAGGATATGATTCACCATATTTATCAAGCTTCAGATATGATTAATCATTCCAGTCAAGAATTGACGCAATCAGCAACAGAGGTAAAAATGGGAACTGAGCAAGTAGCAATAACGATGCATGAATTGGCATCTGGTGCTGAGGGACAAGCTCATCATGCTAATGAGCTAACTTCTTTGATGGAACGTTTCACCTCTGATTTGCAAGAAACGAATCGACATGGTGGACACATACACCAATCTTCCATTGATGTGTTGGCACTAACTCAAGAGGGTAGTTATTTGATGGCCACTTCTAATAGTCAAATGGTTAAAATAGATAGTATTGTTCAAAATGCTGTGGAGAGAGTGAAAAATCTAGATGCTCAAGCTCAAGAAATATCAAAATTGGTCGTTGTCATTAAAGATATTGCGGATCAAACTAATTTATTAGCTTTAAATGCCGCTATTGAAGCAGCGAGAGCTGGTGAGCATGGAAAAGGATTTGCAGTAGTTGCAGACGAGGTTAGAAAATTGGCAGAACAGGTGGCGTTTTCAGTGAACGACATTACCGGTATTGTCACAAATATTCAACAGGATTTTGATGTTGTAACAGCTTCTTTAGAGGGTGGCTACCAAGAGGTACAGGCTGGAACAAATCAAATAAAAGCTACAAATGAAACATTTAATACAATCAGTGAATCCATTAATGAAGTAGTAGAAAGTGTTAAACTAATTTCAATCAATTTATCGGCCGTGTCAGAAGATGGTCAAAAAATGAATAGCGCTATTCAGGAAATTGCTGCAGTAGCAGAGGAATCTGCGGCTGGTGTTGAGCAAACAACTGCTACAACAGAGCAAACAAGTAGTTCGATGGAAGAGATGACAGGAAAATCTGAGCAATTATCGGAATTAGCCTTAAAATTGAAGGGGTTAGTGGCACAATTTAAATTATAA
- a CDS encoding YIP1 family protein has protein sequence MEHYNDTQQERPKLNPFLSVWLHPKQTARYMIDEKTTGYAILILSIGYIGSLLSGLIDQEFIPDFSPWILALLCVIFAPIAGIIGTGFSALLAWLFGKLFKGTGTFSDLFRSLSLTTIPFIVLIPFYIVWLFTSPESLMDANFIGSLPWIFWPTMLVSFVVIIWSFVISVGAVAEAHQISNWMAFFTIFIPSIILFVILFVLFFIIMIGIIGIGMM, from the coding sequence ATGGAACATTATAATGACACACAACAAGAAAGGCCAAAACTTAATCCATTTCTATCTGTTTGGTTGCATCCAAAACAAACAGCCCGCTACATGATTGACGAAAAAACAACTGGCTATGCTATTCTGATCCTTTCAATTGGTTATATTGGATCGTTACTATCAGGGCTGATTGATCAAGAATTCATTCCAGACTTTTCTCCTTGGATACTGGCATTATTATGTGTAATTTTCGCGCCCATTGCAGGTATTATTGGCACAGGATTCTCTGCTCTTTTAGCATGGCTATTTGGTAAGCTTTTTAAAGGTACTGGTACATTCTCTGATTTATTCAGAAGCCTAAGCCTAACAACAATACCGTTTATTGTTCTTATCCCATTTTATATTGTTTGGCTATTCACTTCACCTGAGTCATTAATGGATGCAAACTTCATAGGCTCACTTCCTTGGATTTTTTGGCCAACAATGTTAGTGTCGTTTGTGGTTATCATTTGGTCATTCGTGATTAGTGTAGGCGCTGTGGCAGAGGCACATCAAATCTCAAATTGGATGGCCTTCTTTACAATCTTTATCCCCTCGATTATTTTATTTGTCATTCTCTTCGTACTGTTCTTTATCATCATGATTGGCATCATAGGTATTGGCATGATGTAA
- a CDS encoding YaiI/YqxD family protein, producing MKVLIDADACPVVDLALSISSEFEIETILFCDTSHRIERDNVITIIVPKGPDSVDFTLVNTLSKHDIVITQDYGLAAMVLARGGYPIDQNGREMSNENIERLLEMRHVGQKIRRAGGRTKGPKKRTQENNISFKMKFRQICERAILAKKMEESEGEK from the coding sequence GTGAAGGTTCTAATTGACGCTGACGCCTGTCCAGTAGTGGATTTAGCGTTATCTATATCATCTGAGTTTGAGATTGAAACTATCTTATTTTGCGATACATCCCACCGTATTGAACGTGATAATGTAATAACAATAATTGTTCCTAAAGGTCCAGATTCGGTTGATTTTACGCTGGTGAATACGCTTTCAAAGCATGATATTGTCATTACACAGGATTATGGTTTAGCAGCTATGGTTTTGGCAAGAGGAGGGTATCCAATTGATCAAAATGGAAGAGAAATGTCCAATGAAAATATCGAACGTTTGCTCGAAATGAGACATGTTGGACAGAAAATTAGACGTGCAGGTGGACGCACAAAGGGACCTAAAAAAAGAACACAAGAAAACAATATTTCGTTCAAAATGAAATTTCGACAAATTTGTGAACGAGCAATTTTAGCGAAAAAAATGGAGGAATCCGAAGGTGAAAAATGA